The DNA segment ATGACTTCGTGGCGAGTGCAAGTGAGGGCCATATACCATCCGCGATCCTGAGAACCGCTTGCATGCCTAACGAGCGCTCCAGGGACGACGCCGAGGGTGGTGCCGTGACGGCGGCCGACCGGCGTACGAGCGAGCGACGATGGCACATGCTCGACTACCTCTACCGATGTCGGTACCCCGCCACGGTCGAGGAGATCGGCGAGCACATCGCCATTCAGCTGGGCGAGGCGTCCGACGAGATTCGCACGACGCTCCGATACGCGGATCTCCCGGCACTGGCCGACGGCGACGTCGTCGAGTACGACGTCGAGAGCCAACTCGTCTGTGCGGCCGACGCTCTCGAGACGTTCGACGGGTACGTTCGTCGGGCGATCAAAGCCGGAGCGATCGAGTGGCCCGACAAGGGACCGCAGCCCGACGGCCTCTCCGGCTAACGAGGGGTCCGACGGTCGGTCCTCTCGGTTCCGGGTGCGATCCTCTCGTCATAGTTCTCGCCTCTCGGATTTCTCCATGAGACACGACACGCCGTCCGAGCGGTTCGTTCTTCGTTCCCGGGTCGATCACTCCCACTCGACGAACGGCTCGCCGGCCTGACTTCGCCGGAGGTACTCCCGCTGCATCGCCTCGATGGCATCCGCGAGCGACTCCCCCGCGTCGATCCGTGCCGCGACCCGCCGCTTCTTCCACCGACTCGGGGTCGTCCGCCGCTCCCAGCGCGCCGCCAGGGGCTCGAGGCGTGCCGCCGCCTTCGCGTCCGACATGCCCTGTGTCCGAAGTCCGCGGCGGGCGAACGAGAACACCTCCGGGTAGATCCGCTCCGGGTCCGTCGTCGGCTCGCCGTCAGCGGTGATCCAGTGAAGTTCGGCTTCCAGTCCGTCGTGGACGGCGCCGTAGAACCCCGCTCGGGCGTCAGCCCAGGAGAGTTCGACGATCGGATGCTCCGCAGCGACGAGCCCGCGGATCAGTCCGATCGTCAGACAGTGAAGCGAGATCACGTCCTCGACGCTCGGCTGGGTCGGTAGCGGCCGGTACTCGATCCGGAGCGAGCGTCCCTCGCCGTCCCCGCCCGCCTCGCCCCCGATGACGCTCCGGACCCACCGCCAGTACGTCCCGTACTTGTGGATCAGCTCCCAGCAGGACTCGTTCTCGAGGTCGTCGTCGCCCTCCCGCTCCCACTCGAGCAGGAACGGCGCGCACGTCGAGTCGTCGACCAGCCGGTCGACGACGTCCTCGGCCGTCTCGAGGTCCCGAGGGACGCACGCCTTCTCCCAGGGTCCGGCGTTCACCGTCCGCTCGAACACCGGGATCCGGAGCTCGTGAAACGTCTCCTCGACCAGCTGCCGTTCG comes from the Halalkalicoccus sp. CG83 genome and includes:
- a CDS encoding DUF7344 domain-containing protein codes for the protein MPNERSRDDAEGGAVTAADRRTSERRWHMLDYLYRCRYPATVEEIGEHIAIQLGEASDEIRTTLRYADLPALADGDVVEYDVESQLVCAADALETFDGYVRRAIKAGAIEWPDKGPQPDGLSG